AAGGAGGGGGGATAATTTCACACTCCCCCTTTACTTATATAGAGGTGATATATATGAGGATATCTAAGAAACAAAAATCAATTAGTTATAGTAAATGGGGATATATTTTCTTATTACCTTTTTTTATTACTTATATAATATTTTCTTTGATTCCACTTTTTTCAACATTTTACAATAGCTTTTTCGAAAATTATATGAGTGGATTAAAGCAGATAGGACCAAACTTTGTAGGTCTTAAAAACTATAAGACTATACTTTTTGATTCTGATTTACCAAAATATGCTTACAATACTTTGTTAATTTGGGTAATCGGTTTTATTCCTCAAATTATAGTGTCAATGGTTTTAGCCCTATGGTTTACAAGTGCCAGACTTAAGCTAAAATTTCAAAGATTCTTTAAAACCGTAATTTATATGCCAAATTTGATTATGGCAGCAGCTTTTTCCATGTTATTTTGGGCACTGTTCTCTGATATTGGGCCAGTAAATAATTTGCTAATAGCATTAGGCTATCAACCTGTTAGTTTTTTTCAAAGCATCAATGGAACAAGGGGATTAATTGCCTTTATGAATTTTTTAATGTGGTTCGGGAACACGACTATATTGTTAATGGCTGGAGTAATGGGAATTGATGAATCTATTCTTGAAGCAGCACAAATTGATGGGGCTAATTCCTGGAAAACTTTTTTGCATGTAACTCTACCTTCTATAAAACCAATATTAGTCTATGTGTTTTTAACCTCACTAATAGGTGGGGTTCAGATGTTTGATGTGCCTCAAATACTTACAAATGGAAGTGGAGGACCAAATAGAACCTCTGCGACTATGATAATGTATTTAAATAAGCATTTATTTAGTAAAAACTATGGTCTAGCTGGTGCATTATCAGTTATTCTCTTTATAATAACAGCTATATTTAGCTTTATTATCTATAGGAATCTTATGGAAGATGAATTTAAAGAAAAACCCAATAGGAAAGGGAAAATTGCTAAAGGAGGGGTAAAATAAAATGTCATTAAGTAAACTTAATAAGTTTCTATGTTATTTAGTCTTAATCCTACTTAGTATACTGTGTTTGTTTTCATTCTATATACTGATAGTGAATTCTACTAGGGCTCACTCTGAAATTCAGAAAGGATTTTCCTTTACTTTTGGAAATTTTTTCGGAAATAATTTAAAAAATGTTTTAGGGAATAAGGAGCTTCCAGTTGTCCATGGGATTGCAAATTCTTTAATTATTTCAATAGCTACAGCCTTACTGGCTACTTATTTCTCTGTTCTAACAGCCTTTAGTATACATGCTTATGACTTTAAATTTAAAAAGGTTGCCTTTAGTTTTATTATGATGATAATGATGGTACCTCCCCAAGTTACGGCTTTAGGTTTTATAAGATGGATGGGGAAATTGGATATGGTAGATTCTTTACTTCCCTTATTTCTACCTTCTATAGCCTCACCTATTGTATTCTATTTTATGATATCTTATATGCAAAGTAATCTACCAAAGGCTATTATAGAAGCGGCAAGAATAGATGGTTCCAGTGAGTTTAGAACTTTTAACCAAATAGTACTACCAATAATGAAACCAGCT
This Tissierellales bacterium DNA region includes the following protein-coding sequences:
- a CDS encoding sugar ABC transporter permease, producing MRISKKQKSISYSKWGYIFLLPFFITYIIFSLIPLFSTFYNSFFENYMSGLKQIGPNFVGLKNYKTILFDSDLPKYAYNTLLIWVIGFIPQIIVSMVLALWFTSARLKLKFQRFFKTVIYMPNLIMAAAFSMLFWALFSDIGPVNNLLIALGYQPVSFFQSINGTRGLIAFMNFLMWFGNTTILLMAGVMGIDESILEAAQIDGANSWKTFLHVTLPSIKPILVYVFLTSLIGGVQMFDVPQILTNGSGGPNRTSATMIMYLNKHLFSKNYGLAGALSVILFIITAIFSFIIYRNLMEDEFKEKPNRKGKIAKGGVK
- a CDS encoding carbohydrate ABC transporter permease, which produces MNSTRAHSEIQKGFSFTFGNFFGNNLKNVLGNKELPVVHGIANSLIISIATALLATYFSVLTAFSIHAYDFKFKKVAFSFIMMIMMVPPQVTALGFIRWMGKLDMVDSLLPLFLPSIASPIVFYFMISYMQSNLPKAIIEAARIDGSSEFRTFNQIVLPIMKPAIAVQAIFTFVSSWNNYFIPSLIIRSAENKTMPILIAQLRSADYLKFDMGQVYMLIFLAIIPILIVYIILSKYIVGGVAVGSVKE